The Chrysemys picta bellii isolate R12L10 chromosome 3, ASM1138683v2, whole genome shotgun sequence DNA window aaaaaatctgtgagtcaaatcctgaggtctttactcTGTTCTTACTCAGCCTTCAGCCTGGCAAAACTCTCTTTGGAATCAATGGAATAACAAGTAAGGACCTAAGTATTTATTTCTGTGCTAGAGCCATTTTTGCTAGGCTTTGCAGACTTGCACTTCTGTCCCCCATAACCTGTCTCCAATGTCTTTTTGCCTTCCTCATTGCCTTTCAGTGCCCTGTCTCCTCTCCAtttctcttttttctcttcttctcGCTTGTCTGTCTTTGTGTAGGATCTATCTCAGTGTTTCTCAagctggggtcgccgcttgtgtagggaaagcccctggtgggctgggccggtttgtttacctgccccatcctcaggtccggccgatcgcggctcccactggctgcggttcaccgctgcaggcccatgggagctgctggaagcggcggccaatacgtccctcagcccatgctgcttccagcagcccccattggcccggagcagcgaaccgcggccagtgggagctgcgatgggccggacctgcggacggggcaggtaaacaaaccggcccggcccgccaggggctttgcCTACACAggcggcaaccccagtttgagaaacactgatctatctGCACTGCTTTCTGGTCAGCCACTAGGGCACTCTAGGAACTGAGTGAAACTCTCTGCAGTTTCTTTCTTCCCATGATCACTGCTGAACAGGATATTGCTGAGAGATGTAGTTTTTCTGTGATTGACTAATGTCACCTGGGATGGATGAAGGCTCAGTGAAATATAAAGAGTTAATGACTACAATACAATGGTCTGTGGTTAAATATTCTGCAGATGAGCAGGGTCCTGACTGGGAGgcaaattaacatggcacagaGATGGTATCTAAGGGCTATTGTGGGTGAATTCTGAACTTGGTGTTTTACTTATCTGTGCTGCAGTGTTTGTTATACTGGGCTGatcaaaaatgtgtgtgtatttccGGGTAAGGCCATAGAACAAGGTAAGTCTCAAAGGGTACGTTtacacagcagaaaaaaaaaatgcatcagcGAATCTCAGAGCTGAgatcaactgactcgggctcccAGGGCTTGTGATGTGGGGTTAAACAGAGCAGTGCAGTTGGTTGGGCTTCGGCTGGAGCATGGACTCCAAGACCCTCCCTCCTCGCTggttccagagcccaggctccagcctgattctgaatgtctgcactgctatttttagcctcacagctgacccaggccagccatgacTGTGCCATGGGTCATTTATCCCTGTGTAGAGATACCCTGAGACGCTTTGCTGAagatttttttgctgtgtagatgtaccctgattGGCTTATCCAtctcccaggcagggctggctccaggcaccagcgaaggtagcaagtgcttggggcggccaatgggaaggggcggcacgtctgggtcttcagcggcaggtccctcagtccctctcggaccgaaggacccgccgccgaattgccgccgaggaatGAAGCAGCAgcgggtttttttccccttcgccgcttggggcagcaaaaaagcctgagccggccctgctcccaggccaTGAGGTCtggacaaagagactggggatctggttatttttaaaaaggtattcaaaatatagattttaattATGCTGGTGTGAGTccctaaagatttaaaaaaaatatccatgCCCTAAAAAGGAAATCACAAAACTCAGATTTGCAAGTGCTGGAAACGCAGCAACGACCAATCCACAGCCATAAACCATGGTCGCCCCAGCTGAAGCTCGTATACTTGGCACTGCATTCATAGTGGATGTCGTCCAGCTGCTGAGATTTGAATTCCTGTAGCCCAGATGCTCGAGGACAAGCTCTGCTTAACTAGAGGGAGTATGTAATATACCGTATACCACATGTGTGGATATGAACCTCAGTACCATTGTCTGGATGGAAGGTCAGGCCCTATCAGATGATTGTGGCTATTTTCTGTCTACAGAGGTTATAAGATCTAACCCTAGTTCAGCTAGCAGAGCATCAGCACAAGTGGTAGAGGTTTGTGTGTGTTGGAACCAGAGTTCCTGGTGACGTCACTGCCGTGCTTGTTGTCCCTGGACTCACATTCTTTACACTGCCATAGAGTGGATAGAACGTCTTGAATATTTCACCTTTGAaccatttttttcctccctgtgtTTTCTGCATATCTACAAGGGCAATCGGAGATGGTAAAGCTACTTGTGCAGCATGGCGCTCGCCTTTGCTTGAGAACGGACGTGGGTTGGACTCCAGCTCATTTTGCGGCTGAGTCAGGAAGACTAGGTGTGCTAAGGACTCTTCATTTTTTGCATGCCGCCATCGATGCAGCAGATCTCTATGGGGACACTCCGAAAAGGATTGCAGAAATCTACGGACACAAAGACTGCGTGAAGTTCTTAGAAATGTAAGTAGTGACAGAATTCTGCACACAGCTACAGAAGTGGAAGCCAGtgaaggtgaaattcactcctataGAGGGCCAGCGCAATGGCCTATGCACGACTTGCATTTCAATCTAAACCTGTGCAAGCCCTAGGGTTTAAGTGACATATAAATGTGCTTAGGCCTTCGGCTGGGCTTCTGCACAGGAGTGAGCAAATGGAAAGACCtttgttgatttcagtgaatCCACTGAGCCAATTATCTTAAGTGGCTTGCTGCCACTGAACAGCACTTcatcattttccattttttcaaaGTATTCTGGCTATAGGTCCAGGTTTCCtaaagacagggccggctccagggttttggccaccccaagcagccaaaacaaaaaaacaaaacaaaaaaaacgcgATCgggatctgcggtggcaatttggtgggaggtccttcgctcccaggtggagtgagggaccgtctgccgaattgccgccgaatacctgcccctctctggagcagccgccccaagcacttgcttgagaagctggtgcctggagccggccctgcctaaagAGTTAAGTACCCAGGAGCTCCCCTTAAGGCACATAAATAAGTGGCTTGAATTTTAAATGTTCTGTGACTATTTAAGCTCCGAtatgaagtggccagattttcaagagagaaTAAACAGGAGCTCCTGGGTACTGAGcccttgtgaaaatctggccGCTTCACAGTGGAGCTTACAGGGGAGCTGAGGTCTTCAAAAAACTATGGGTATGTCTCCACTACAATAAAACATCTGCAGCTGGCCTGTCTCAGCTGACGCGGGCTTGTGGGGCaattaaattgcagtgtagatgtccaggcttgggctggagcccacagTCTGGGATCCCAGGAGAGGGAGGGTCCCAAAGCCTGGTTTCCTGCCTGAGTccaaatgtctgcactgcaattttatagccccacagcctgagcccgcgTCAGCTGACACAGTAGACATATCCGTAGTTCTCACTTCTAGGGTGATGAGCTACAGCTGTATCCTGATTCTGTGACGGGAGAAATAGAAAACAGCCTAACCAGCTTTCTTCAATTGGTGCCGTCACTGCTACACAGTTTTCTTGTGAGTGAATAGTAGGACTGTGAGGTTTTTATGTTTCTTTCCTAAAACAAGATAGAATACTCTAGGCAGTCCAATTTACACAAGCCAGTTCCTGCTTTCTGGGTCTAAACCCAAGAAATCCCAGCTGCTGCCTTGGAAGGTAGAAGGGAGAGTTAACTCGTGCGGAGCTGGCCAGAGAGTGACAATTTAATTCTGCGAAGACTTTTGAGATTTCGAAGTTTCGTGTCTTTCCACATTTCCGATGAAAAAGCATTTTGTGGAAaatgtttcaaccagctctattgtcTCATAACTACCTCTGGCATTTACCATTGCATCCGTAAGGCTTCTCACTAGCAAGTCTTTGAATTCTGAATGGGTTGCCAGGCCCCTTTTTCCTCACTCTTCACAAACATTCATGCCATTGGGATTATGTTCCCACAGATATTTGGGGGGATTAGTTGTTCCTCATATGACTACCCATATTCACATGCAAAAATGGGGTATTCGTGCATAAAGAGGACTATTTGTCATTCGCTCTTCACCAgttgttggttttattttttaaaagcctcaGACATCCATTGAGGAAGCTGGAAGAATTgtgtgacttaggtgaccaatTGCACAGAATGAACACTGAATAGGTAAAGTGAACAGCCCTTTGGCAGAACACTGTTCATCCAAGCTAACTGGTTAATACTTCGAAATATCAGTTACTCTCATAGAAATCAGGATTGGTTCACAAATAATTTGCAAAAGAAAGGATAAATCAAAGAAATTCTTTATTCAGAATAAAAAACAGTTCTACTTCTAATCGCAGgcaaaaaataatacattaaagaAACATGTACATCATCACCACTGCAATAACTATATGTAACTATGAAATTAGAGCACATATCCTTAATTTTTTCCTGCTTAATATTCAAACAAAAATGTACCCATTCAAAATTTAGCCAGATCTGTCAAGTCAGCATACTATTATGTAATGCTGAAAGTTTTCACTGTTTCTCACCTTTGGAATACAATTTTTTTACGCTGTTAAAAGCTATCATTTAGAATTACACATGTGATTTCCACACTCAACTGACCCAATGGGCCATCTGTATGTTTGGTATGTTGACCATTTGCGTTTGCTTGTGGAACTGTGGTAACCGCATGTGCAAATTATGCACATGCAAATTTTATGTAAGCTCTTCTAGAACAGGaggtcagatgctcagctggtgaaaattagtgttgacttcaatggaattatgccaatttatactcactgctggaaatgggccatgaTTCTAACTGGGATCTGAACAAAAAATTTTCTTTGGCTTTACTAGCTTAGTTAGATCTCAAAGATACAATACAACTGTATGTGGAATAGCTGATTTCACCCAAATTGTATCCCAGAATGAGATGAAGAGCCAGTGACACCATTACTAAAGGGAGGATATGTATCTGGCTGTCTCAGACCGCTGGTCTATTCCAATAGTGCAGGTTCCATGTTGTGAAACTAGCTGCCAAACTTTCTGCTCTGATTTTCAGCTACACTAAGGGCCCTGTGACAGGGTGCTAAGCAGAAAACTGCTTAGCCAACCCTCTCTcactccagctccaattaagaGAGGTGAattggagctagggtgaccagacagcaagtgtgaaaaatcgggacagggggtgggggataataagagcatgtataagaaaaagacccaaaaagcaggactgtcccaataaaatcaggacatctggtcaccctaattggagcTGGGTAGAccacctgcagggccggctccaggcaccagcgcagcaagcaggtgcttggggcggccaacggaaaggggcggcatgtctggctcttcggcggcgggtccctcagtcccgctaggagggaaggacctgccgccggaGGATGAAGCGGCGGCAGTGGAGctcccgccgaagtgccgccgatcgcagcttttattgattgattgctgcttggggcggcgaaaatggtggagccggccctgaccatctGTCCCAGACTGGGGAAGCCTGCTGCCtcatcaggctggggctggctAAGAGTCCCAGGGGAAGGAAGCCAGAGGGGAGCTGGAAAGAGGAAAGCGGCAGGAGAGGAAAGGCAGTGAGGGGAAGCAGAAAGAGATAGCTAGCCCTCTCTTTCCTGCCGGTGGACTGCAAGAAGGGGACTACTTGTATGGTGGAAAGGTGGTGGGAGCACAGCCTATAAATAAAAGCACCAGGTGGGCACTGCACCAAAAGGTCTCTGTGTGACTTTCTCAGCCCAGCAGGGGCGGAGCCAGAAGGGCCCTGCAGGGACGCTGCTACATGCCCTTTCCACCCCCGCTTTGTGTAAAGGGGACATAGTGTAAATGAAAGCCAGGCACTCCGTATTTAATTCAGTTTACTGGAGTAAAAGTTTTAATAAACAACACCATTATTAATAGTCAAAGCACATTAACACGAGTTATGAAGCAAAGTAATATATCATGTAACACCCAGGAGCCTTCAGACAAATAAAACATGTTACAATGGCAAAAACaattctgaaacaaaatgtttttaaaaataaaaccctttGGGCTAGATCACATGCTGGTGATTAAGGACAGACAATGGAGCTGATGAATGCCGAGGCCTTCTCTGGTGATGTGACATCCACCCTCTCAAGCTGGAGTATGGGGTGACAACAGCAATTGCAGCTTCAGCTCCAGTTTCGTGAGACAGTCAGGCAGCTGAAGCAGACCCCAGGCAATTTTAATGCAAGTCCTGAGAACCAGCTACATTTCACTGGTGAGAGATACAGGCCTAGATTTTTgattaaatacatattttaaaagagaaatttaCTTTCCAAttctagggtgatcagatgtccctattttatagggacagtcccgatatttggggctttttcttctatgggcgcctattaccccacacccccgtcccaacttttcacacttgctgtctggtcaccctatccaatTCACAGCCCATCAGTTTGTCCTCTGCTCCCTCTCTTGCTCTCAGGAACTACAGCGTTCTCTccctgactcagccctctggccaggtcactagtGTGGTTTCCCCTTAGGTTCCTGCTCTCCAGccatctcaggcagtcttctgctTCACTGCCTCACAGTATCACTCccacagtggctggcaggggaacatgggcccaccctctactccaggttccagctcattCCCTTAACCTTGCTGTCTTTTCCTAAGCTACTTCCATACCTCCTGGCCTTTCCCACTCCTTTGTATTTGCCAGTCTCCCTCCTCCCTGGGAATAACTCAACCCAAacactcctcccttcccccagggagtgactgcatcTTTCCCCCGCTGCAACCTCTGCTTCCAGTTTTCTGATCTTTTGTATCAGCCGCACCTGTCCCTTGCAGGTGAGCTTCTCTCTTCGCTGCGTCCAgcctaaaactcccctgtttgtagcctaattagctgattgggcccTCCTGACCTAACCCAGCTCttgcagggccagtgtggggtCCACAGCCCATCACAGAAGGACATTATGCTTTTCACTTCTTGAATGGGGGCTCCTGAAACTGGCTTACCTGTTTTGCATCTGCCAGGTGTGACTCcagagagagaagaagaagaggaggggagAAATGATGAATGTGGCAAAAGCCACAGAAAATCCAATGCCacggaaaagaaaaacaaatttgtcTCCAAGATCAAGTCTTTCATAATGTTATTTTCTGAGAGACTGGGCACAGAATAATTACATTGCATTTTGTAGATGTCACAGAAGAAAGGGATGCTGTTGACTAAGGAGAAAAACATAAACATGAGGCGCCACCAGGCTATCAGCTTGGAGATTCGCAGGTTTAGGTGGATGAAGAAAGGGGGCTGAAATCTGCAATTCTGACATGGTAAAAGACCTATAAACAGGCTGCCCAGAGGATGGGAGAGCTTAGAAATCAGCTGACAGCTGTGAATGCTCGTTATGCATTGGTCCTAGGATAGAAGCTAGCAGAGAAAGCCGTATAGAAAACCCTTAGCATTGCTGTGCACAAGAAGCAAAACCTGGAGATCCCCAGAATGGTCAAGATCTTATCACCTGAGTTCAGGCCTCTCTTTTTTGACAGCCACAATGAATTTAGCCAAAAGCCAACAACTGCCTCACCTCTTAGAAATGCCAAGAAACTGacagtggatggggggaaattaCAGCTTTGGGAACATTACAACTGTTGCCTCCCATTGTTTAAGATGTACACAAGTTCTGTTCCAGAGGTCAAAGGTTTTCGTGCAGCGCTCTGTTAGAATCTGGGCAACAGATGCACTGCCCTTCTCTCTGTATGTCACGCATGCAAAACATGGCTTAATATGTATACTTAAATGGAATTGTTCCTGCTATACTAGGCATGTAAATGTGAGGTGTATTCGGTTACTGAGGGTCTGTGTCACTCCCTGATATTTGCGTGTCACGTGGAGAGTTGTATACAGAGTTAAAAACAATGTttgtgtcagaggcctggagTTTGTTCTGGAACAACGAAAACACAATTTACATCAGTTTTGGTCTGCAGCAGAAATTCCCCATCTTGGGTTCTTTTACACCAATTTTGCACTGGTGCCGATGGCTAACCAAGGTGCAAGGAAGCTGAGAACCTGGCTCTCTAGTGTGTTTCCATCTCATTTTCAGAGTGCTTAATGTTGAAGCCACAGTTGCTGTTCTAGGAGGCCCCTTCATGGTCAAGCTGTCTTCTGTCAACCCTGATGGGGCCTCATCCAGAATGGTGTCCAGAATCCACAGTATCTCTTGAAATCAACGGGAGTTGCAATCATCAGCAAATGCCAGGAGCTGGCCCTTATTATTCTCAATTTTTTGTTATGTATCTAGGCTTTGTCCATAGAAAATCATCAATCCTTTTCTTAAAGATGGATTAATGGTTTAACCATCCGGTCTAAACTCTCAGGAACTTAAAGGATACTTCCTGCAGGGTAGAGGTAGCCCTTCAGTAGCCTCAGTTATTGTGATCACCAGGAAAATTATCTTGGATACAATAGCCTTATCTCCATTTTGAACATTACAActattggctgtcattcttgcAGAGGTACAGAAGTTTTGTCCCTGGCTGACATATGCACTACGCTGAGTCTTCATCTCATATACAGAAAACACAGCTTTGAAtagttaaacaaaataaaataagtgtATGTTTCTCTTCCTAATTAATCACCTGATTAATGAGGAATGTACATGGCAAGAGTATCCTCTTCATGAGTATCAGTGTCACTCACGGATATCTGCACTTTCATCCAAAGAGCCAtgcacagaaataaaataattttttaaatcatcttgTAGAAGGACAGATGTTCATGACAGTGCACTAAAGCTAAATGTAAGAAATGCCAGAGATCCTGCTAGCATACCATGgtaatttttctttaattttctagTTTAAAATTTGAACTTCTACAACACAGCTTTATTTTTTATAGCATCTTCCATGTAAACTGTATCCCAGAATGCTATACAGAGTTGCATTAATGAATAAAGCAGAACAATATATTTCTAAGAAGAAGTGGGCTTGAGTtgccaaattcagatctggatttggaTGCAAAATTAAGCTTAGGGTTGTTATGGTTCCAGGTTTGGTTCAGACCACTTTAGAGACACCACCAGCTGCAAAGTGTAGATTGGGatttgtgatagacccagaccagttgggtacagcagaatagcggaaggggctgctccaggctaatgagaacacctgactccaattaacctgcaaagagtcaggtgaggccattaagctaatgtgaccacctgactctaattaaggccctgctgatactataaaaagggctcactccagtcaggcagaggagaggaagtgtggctgaaggactggttaatgaagacgccctcaagttattgataagggagccctaaggtaagggtgaagaagggagaagcaggagagctgtggggaagtggcccagggaaatgtagcaactctggcagtgaaaggttggctgtcaacagctgctaccattagggtccctgggccagaacctggagtagagggcgggcctgggttcccaccactacaggaacacctcctgggaggggaagtcaggcccctgtcaggacaggaggctaaactgttctaaaacaagccctagggacaacagagactgtgggaattctctcaccaacctccttgctggcctatgatgaaaagggctcagtagactataaccctggccctagagagagaagggctacatggagggccacagagagccactgaggctagcataaaccGCCTAGACGCACAGGACCCatggggacaaggtcagagctctgccacagattgaAACTTCTTCAGATTTTCTTGCTGTTCTGATCTGGTGTTTTGGTTCTGAACCATCTCTAGTTCTAAATAATAAGCGATAGCAGAAAGAGGGGAAATGAAGAGACTTAGGCTGGttatttttaactgaattttTGTGTATGACCGGTTTGCAATGTTTTAGTCTGTTTCATTGCATGGAAAGTCCACAGCAGTCCTACAAGCGTGGTCTGACTGTGCAGTGTGCAATGGTTATGGCAACGTTTTTTCTTTCTTCCGTAGAGCTGAGGTGGAGTGCAGGGACTACCGTTTGGTGGCAGGATTGAAAGGAATTCAACTGGACCAGACAGATGAAGACTGGGAACTCAAGAAAGAAGAGCTTAAGAAAAATACACCCTGTGCTCAGGCGAAATATACACGCTCTACTCAAAAGAAAAACAGAGGAAAGAATGTGAAACAATAGCATCTTCAGATTCCTTTGAACTAGGGAAAGTCAGAGAGAGCTAGTCAAAGACACTAACAGACCCCAGATACATCTGGAGTATGAAACATATACTAAGTGTTTGTCTACATGGTGCTTTAGTCCACGTCAGAGGGGTAAATTGTAGTCTGCACTAGCATGCTGCGTGCTGATTGGCTTGTGTGCACCCTGCTGGCATGCACCGAAAGTTCTCTGGTGTGCATTACCGTAGCCCTGTTTCAGACAGGCCTATGTTAATGTGGGAACTTTCAGTATGCGCCACGAGGGTCCACGTAGGTCAGTTAGTGCATGACACACTAGTGGGGACTAAAATTGACACTCCTCTGGTGTGAATTAAAGAACTGTGTAGAGGAGACCTAAGAGAAAAAGCATCTGGTCTGTGCGGTGGGTTGTACATATGACTATTAATGGGAAGTGGCTAGAAGTAGTGGATCTATCTATCGTGACAAAGTCAATCCTGACAGTGGTGGAGGGCAGATATATCAGCCCTTGGATGGTGAAGGTCCTGTTCCCTATGAGCTGAAAAAAGGTTACCTCAGGTTAAGGCCAGTTAAAGGCAGTCAGTGACCTTATGATCCCTTCTGGGGAGAGTGAGGAGGGGAGAGATGAGACAGGCTGCAACGGGGTAGTGGCACCACCAGAAAGGAAAGGCTTGGTGAAAGGCTGTCTCTCCTCCCGATAGGGAAAGAAACTGAGTTACCAGTTGCTTGGGGGAAGGACTGGCAAGGAGGAGCCAGCATACTAGGGTAAcaccagggagagggggcagggacaggatttttttgtttttgcttaagAGAACTTCTTGGGCCTACCCTGAGGCCTACCATGTaaataaggaaaaataaaacccTAGTGAAGGGAAAAACCCTCCAGAGTCAGACTGATTTACTCCAGGCCCTGCTACTGCCGAAGGGAGAAATGCTGAGGCCGATGAGGTGAGGGAGGTACCCTGCAAtactatctatctaatctaatgATCTAGCCTATCTATATAGGCAAGAGGTTCCAAAATCTGGAGATTTCATGCAAATATCTTAATACTCTAATTCAATGACTATGCATGATCATGTTGACATAAATGACAGGAAAGTGCCTCTCCTCCCCACACTCtacctgggtgtgtgtgtgtgtatggtggggCGGGAGAACCAGATAGAGACTCCAAATGGTAGACGCAGAAGCAGCCTTGGCAGGAGGGACAGCCGCggccatgtgtatatatatatacacacaaacagttCACAGATCGCAGCGATCCCTTAACTTCATTGCTGTACAATACAACTTTATTTGGTACACAAACAGCATCCTGAAATGCTTTACAGAGTTAATAACACAATGCCATAAATAATAGCAGAGGGGGACAGCAATTGAAGAGAGATTTTTCAGCTGAGATATgaaaagagaggaagagatgAAGGCCACTGCTAGGAGCAGGGGATGCATCTAATCAAGTTAGCACTAGTCTGTTCCAGTATTCCTATGCTGCGTAAACCTCTACATGTAATTGGTTTGACTGGAGTAACCCTTCTAATAACTATACTGATAGTAATGATAACAACACTTTAACATAAATTATGAGTCAATGGAACTTTAATCAGATAACAGTCTATAAAGAAATACAGCATGATGCAGTAGTAAGCCATTATaaagcaaaatattattaatgtagtaataatacctagcttttacTCAGTGCTATTCATccttagatctcaaagcactttacaaaagagatcagtatcattacccctattttacagatggagacactgaggcacaaggaggaaagtgacatgcccaaggtcccCCATCAGGCCAGCagaagagctgggaattgaatagAAGTATGAATCAGGAGGGAGAGGGATAAGTAATGCTTTTCCAAAGACTGAAATGGACCTAGGTTGTGACCACTTTGCACTTAGCTACTGGCAAAAAGCAGCTAGTCTCCATATccagtctcatagactttaaggcaggAGGGCCCATCACgatcatctagtcggacctcctgcacattgcaagccacagaacctcacccacccactcctgtaatacttcaataacctctggctgagttactgaagtcctcaaatcatggtttaaagacttaaagttgcagagaatccaccatttacattagtttaaacctgcaactgACCCATGCcccaagctgcagaggaaggcgaaaaaaaccagagtctctgccaatctgatccaaGGGGAAATTcgttcctgaccccaaatatgacaatcagttagaccctgagcatgtggacaacccccagcagccagacatctgggaaaaaattctctgtggtaactcagagccctccccatctagtggcCCATCattggccattggagatatttgctgctggcAGTCGCAGATCAGGCaaatgccattgtaggcagtcccatcatatcatctcctccataaacttatcaagctcagtcttgaagccagttaagttttttgtccccactgctccccttggaaggttgttccagaacttcactcctccgaAGGTTAAAAACCTTCACTAATTTCAAGCCTAtatttgttgatggccagtttatatccatttgttcatgtgcccacattggtgcttaacttaaataacgctgctccctccctggtatttagccctctgatgtatttatagatagcaatcatatctcccctcagccttcttttggttaggctaaacaagtctcttctcataaggtaAGTTTTCCATTCTTCGTATCATCTTACTAGCTCTTCTTTgcacctgtttcagtttgaattcatctttcttaaacatgggagaccagaattgcacacagtattccagataaggTCTCGATGCATTCACAGAATCATTTCTCAATGCAGGCGGATCCTCCACTGGCACAGAGTTATTGTTGCTGGTACTACATGCACCATCCCTTCAACGCATAGGCGTTGAAATGGGTGAATGATTGAAGTGTCTCCGCATTCTGGACACTGCTTCTATAAAGTCCATTGGGCTATAGACAGCAAGCATAATTTAAAGCAGACCTTCAACTGCTACAATGCCAGGGAACTATATCCGCTCAAAGCCAGCCCAGGGGAGTGCAAAGGTAACTTAAAGCTATATTTCCAAGGCTAGTGAGTTTGTTTTGTGCTTTGCAGACACAGCTCAGTATCTGAGCCAGTATCTTTAGCAGAGTTTGGTATTCTCATCTGTGAAGCCAAATTTGCGGGTCTAATTTCTAAGAGAGAAATCTAACGTCTAAACCATGTTATCTTCCACTGAGTCTCTTAGGCCCTTTTCCTGATTGATGCTGAGAGCTGCATAATTTATAGAAATCGGGGGGAGTTGTGGGGTTGCCCAGCACATCTCAGGAGCTGGTTCTAGTTAATCAGCTTTTTTTGGAGTCATCAGTAGACTTTGATggcatgtaaaatcaatagccaTGCaacccagagatggctgca harbors:
- the ANKRD66 gene encoding ankyrin repeat domain-containing protein 66; this translates as MTELHEAVALGDYDLVNELLKKGLCDVNYKDTDWNDRTPLHWASAKGQSEMVKLLVQHGARLCLRTDVGWTPAHFAAESGRLGVLRTLHFLHAAIDAADLYGDTPKRIAEIYGHKDCVKFLEIAEVECRDYRLVAGLKGIQLDQTDEDWELKKEELKKNTPCAQAKYTRSTQKKNRGKNVKQ